One Halobacterium zhouii genomic region harbors:
- a CDS encoding DUF5786 family protein, which translates to MGFGSYDESEQERQSVDSENINTDENVDTEEHEHDGDVNYNIGASNDELLDRLQDIKED; encoded by the coding sequence ATGGGCTTCGGAAGCTACGACGAATCCGAACAGGAGCGGCAGTCTGTAGACTCCGAGAACATCAACACGGACGAGAACGTCGACACCGAAGAACACGAACACGACGGCGACGTGAACTACAATATCGGCGCGTCGAACGACGAACTCTTAGACCGCCTGCAGGACATCAAAGAGGACTGA
- a CDS encoding DUF99 family protein, which translates to MKSGTRALGVAESYAHDADRSTLAGAVVRADRVVDGFSFDSCTVGGSDATDAVCALYNALDREDVRYVLVSGIAPAWFSVLDLHEIHERVERPVLSVSFEESPGLEDAIEREFEGEARKERLAVYEQQPARTPVEVNGERVFVRNVGCENPLEVTRAFTPEGGRPEPLRVARLAARAGDDYA; encoded by the coding sequence GTGAAGTCCGGCACCCGCGCGCTCGGCGTCGCGGAGTCCTACGCGCACGACGCCGACCGCTCGACGCTCGCGGGTGCGGTCGTTCGCGCCGACCGCGTGGTCGACGGCTTTTCCTTCGACTCGTGTACCGTCGGCGGCAGCGACGCGACCGACGCCGTCTGCGCGCTCTACAACGCGCTCGACCGCGAGGACGTCAGATACGTGCTCGTCTCGGGCATCGCGCCCGCGTGGTTCAGCGTCCTCGACCTGCACGAGATACACGAGCGCGTCGAGCGCCCCGTTCTCTCGGTCTCCTTCGAGGAGAGCCCCGGACTCGAGGACGCCATCGAGCGGGAGTTCGAGGGCGAGGCGAGGAAAGAGCGACTCGCGGTCTACGAACAGCAGCCAGCGCGCACCCCCGTCGAGGTGAACGGCGAGCGCGTGTTCGTGCGGAACGTCGGCTGCGAGAACCCGCTGGAAGTCACGCGAGCGTTCACGCCAGAAGGCGGGCGGCCCGAACCGCTGCGGGTGGCGAGGCTGGCAGCGCGCGCCGGCGACGACTACGCTTAA
- a CDS encoding uracil-DNA glycosylase produces the protein MDQMEGLEVVECTKCPELVESRSQIVNGDGPEDADVLFVGEAPGKNEDEEGKPFVGRSGSVLDSELEAVGLSRADIRITNCVRCRPPENRDPSKEELANCRGYLEHEIDLVDPDVVVTLGKVPGEHLLERDVAVTKESGSVERVELGGDERNVLVCLHPAATLYDRSQEEAFEETIAKAAMMAGVEGGQSQLEDY, from the coding sequence ATGGATCAGATGGAGGGACTCGAGGTGGTCGAGTGCACGAAGTGCCCGGAACTCGTGGAGTCGCGCTCCCAGATCGTGAACGGCGACGGCCCCGAGGACGCGGACGTGCTGTTCGTCGGGGAAGCCCCAGGCAAGAACGAGGACGAGGAGGGGAAACCGTTCGTCGGGCGGAGCGGCAGCGTCCTTGACTCGGAACTCGAAGCGGTCGGCCTCTCGCGGGCGGACATTCGCATCACGAACTGCGTGCGGTGCCGTCCGCCGGAGAACCGCGACCCCTCGAAAGAGGAACTGGCGAACTGCCGGGGCTACCTCGAGCACGAGATCGACCTCGTCGACCCCGACGTCGTCGTGACGCTCGGAAAGGTGCCCGGCGAACATCTCTTAGAGCGGGACGTCGCGGTGACCAAGGAGTCGGGGAGCGTCGAGCGCGTCGAACTCGGCGGCGACGAGCGGAACGTCCTCGTCTGCCTCCACCCGGCGGCGACGCTGTACGACCGAAGTCAGGAGGAAGCGTTCGAGGAGACGATAGCGAAAGCGGCGATGATGGCGGGCGTCGAAGGCGGTCAGTCCCAGTTAGAGGACTACTAG
- a CDS encoding PhnE/PtxC family ABC transporter permease → MATSNIQQVKDRIEQKQRIRRILGALGLLFVLGLTGLGMWYVGFTLAEFVRQFPIWLNSVVRFFAPSFVDLTLATQREGVGGLRAIWWTLMHPSTILEAAMAVERSGSILIPAAITTIIVGFTGTVLGFPLALVFGVLGSERVTPFPFNFIFRGTMSAIRSVPALVWVFIYIALFGISEKSAIIAIATDTIGNLGRLFTDELEEIDDGPIEAISSTGAARAQTVIFGMLSQVSTSFIAWTLYVLEINTRIAISLGVVGAGGLGQYIKLKLQFGSADAYAQAAAGLIVVMLIVISVELVSSRVRARLRPGENEGKSLVDSISDLFDSSKWLGTDTERV, encoded by the coding sequence ATGGCGACAAGCAACATCCAACAAGTGAAAGACCGGATCGAGCAGAAACAGCGAATCCGCCGTATTCTCGGCGCTCTGGGTCTGCTGTTTGTCCTCGGACTCACCGGCCTGGGGATGTGGTACGTCGGGTTCACGCTCGCGGAGTTCGTGCGCCAGTTCCCCATCTGGCTCAACAGCGTCGTTCGCTTCTTCGCTCCGAGTTTCGTCGACCTCACGCTCGCCACGCAACGCGAGGGTGTCGGCGGCCTGCGGGCCATCTGGTGGACGCTCATGCATCCGAGCACCATCCTCGAGGCCGCGATGGCGGTCGAGCGAAGCGGGAGCATTCTCATCCCCGCGGCCATCACCACTATCATCGTCGGGTTCACGGGGACCGTCCTCGGCTTCCCGCTCGCGCTGGTCTTCGGCGTGCTCGGGTCCGAGCGCGTCACGCCGTTCCCGTTCAACTTCATCTTCCGCGGCACGATGTCGGCCATCCGGTCGGTGCCCGCGCTGGTGTGGGTGTTCATCTACATCGCGCTGTTCGGCATCTCCGAGAAGTCCGCCATCATCGCCATCGCCACGGACACCATCGGTAACCTCGGTCGCCTGTTCACGGACGAACTCGAGGAGATCGACGACGGCCCCATCGAGGCTATCAGTTCGACCGGCGCCGCGCGAGCGCAGACGGTCATCTTCGGTATGCTGAGCCAGGTGTCGACGTCGTTCATCGCGTGGACGCTGTACGTCCTCGAGATCAACACCCGCATCGCCATCTCGCTGGGCGTCGTCGGCGCGGGCGGTCTCGGCCAGTACATCAAGCTGAAACTCCAGTTCGGGAGCGCTGACGCCTACGCGCAGGCCGCCGCCGGCCTCATCGTGGTGATGCTCATCGTCATCAGCGTCGAACTCGTCTCCTCGCGGGTGCGCGCTCGACTCCGACCCGGCGAGAACGAGGGGAAGTCCCTCGTGGACTCCATCAGCGACCTGTTCGACTCGAGCAAGTGGCTCGGCACCGACACCGAACGCGTCTAA